The Nocardioides ginsengisegetis region TGGCACCTCGCGCAGCGTCGTGGGGGCCAGCGGACCCAGCGGCGAGTCGCACACGGCCACCAGCGCCTCGACGAGGGCCTCGCGATCGACGTCGACCGGCCAGTGCACCAGCTGCTCGGCGAGGTGGGCCGTGAGCTCGGCGCGCAGGTCGTCGGCCTCCGGGTCGGCGTGCTCGAGCACGGCGTGCACCAGCGACCCGAAGGTCGCACCGACGGGCAGGGCCGCCATCGGTGAGGGCACCGACTCGACGGACCCGGAGTCGGGCGCCGCAACCGCGGTGACGGCCTCGTCGTCCTTCGCCTCCACCTCGGGCTCGCTGCCGACCGCACCGCCGAGGCCGGCCGCGAGGGTCGGCGCCTCGACGGCCGTCAGGGAGGAGTACGACGCCCGCCGCCACGTCACGTCGACCGAGCGGCTGAACGTGCGGACGGCCAGGTCGGGCGGGACGGGCCGCGGCGGCTCGGCCCCGGCGGGGGCCCACACCGCGGGCTCGGGGGACGGCCCGCCGGCCGCACGCCAGCGCTCGAAGATCTCGGCGGCCTCGTCGTCGGTGCGGTTCATGAACTCCAGCGGCACGTCGGGCATGCCGGGGCGACGGCCCTGGAGCATCCGGTGCAGCGGGGACGCCGGGGTGTTGCGGGTGGGCGACCACCAGGCCACCAGCTGCGACTGGGCGCGGGTCGCGGCGACGTAGAGCAGCCGGAGCCACTCCCCGCCCTCCTCCGCGTGCCAGCGCTGGACGTGGTCCTGCCAGCCGGCGCCGCCCCCGCCGCCGACGTTGACGCACCGGCGGCCCTCGTCGTCGTGGAAGAGGGGGTTGCGCGGCTTGGGGACGTTGCGGTCGGCCAGCGCGGGGAGGTAGACGACGGGGTACTGCAACCCCTTGCTCGCGTGGATCGTCACCAGCTGCACGGCCGCCGCGTCGGAGTCGAGGCGACGGGTCCGCTCGGTGCCGCGACCGCCGCGGCCCTCGGCGACCTGGCCGCGCAGCCAGGTCAGCATCGAGACCAGCCCGAGGTGCTCGGTGAGCGCGACCTCGTGGAGGGCCTCGCCGATGTGGCGCAGGTCGGTGAGGTGGCGCTCGCCGCCGACCCGGGCCAGCACGCGGGCGGGCAGCCCGGCGGCCGTGGCCGCCTCGAGCACGGCCGCGACCCCGCGCAGCGAGAACACCTCGCCCCACTGCCGGAGCCGGTCGGCCACGTGGTCGGTGAGGTCGTCGCGCTGCTCGTCGAGCTCGCGGGCGGTGTGGCCGACGAACGACGTGAGCGCCGCCGCTCGCACCCGACCGGAGCGGTGCGGCTGCTCGAGCCCCTCGAGCAGCTCGAGCCACTCGACCGCCGCCGGGGTGGCGAACACGCTGCCGCCGCCGGCGATCACGGCCGGGACGCCGACGGCGTGCAGCGCCTCGCGGGCGTTGGCCAGGTCGGCGTGCTTGTAGGTGATGACCGCGACGTCACGCAGCTCCAGCGGCCGCCCCTCGAACGTCGCCCCCGAGGCCAGCAGCGCCCGGATGTCGAGCGCCAGGTCGCGCGCGACGTGGGGCCGCACGTCGCCGACGGTCAGCGGGTTGCTCCCGCGCTTGCCGAGCTGGTCCCGCCGCACCACCCGCAGCCGGAACGGCGCCGGGTGGGGCAGGCCCGCGAGCCGGCCCTTCTCGTGGTGGGCGGCCACGTCGTGGACGACGATGCGGGGGTCGCCGAGCGCGGCGCCGGCGAGCATCGTCTGGAAGGACTCCAGCAGCGGGGCGTCGCTGCGCCAGTTGACCGCGAGCGTCTTCTGGGTCGAGGCGGTCTCGGCGGCCTGGAGGTAGGTGGTGACGTCGCCGCCGCGGAAGGCGTAGATCGCCTGCTTGGGGTCGCCGATCAGCACCATCGTGGCGTGGCCGGTGAAGGCACGGTCGAGGACCTGCCACTGCACGGGGTCGGTGTCCTGGAACTCGTCGACCAGCACGATCGACCAGCGCTGGCGCATCCGCGCCCGGGCCGGGGCGTCGTCGTCCTCGAGGGCGTGGGCGAGCTGGGACAGCAGGTCGTCGTAGGAGAGGATCCCGAGCCGTCGCTTGCGGCGGTCC contains the following coding sequences:
- a CDS encoding UvrD-helicase domain-containing protein, whose protein sequence is MTTTPFDIRDPLPTGTTLLEASAGTGKTWTIGALVTRYVAQEGVPLERMLVVTFGRAASQELRERVRAQLVEAERALADDPSLPETGRSDLLDLLVDCPDAERVLRHRRVSEALASFDAATIATTHQFCSMVLGSLGVAGDTDARARLVEDLDDLVTEVVDDLYLRAFAWSADRPVFSRGEAMEIARTAVFDPQARLEPAGEDPSTPVGRRVAFGNAVRSEMDRRKRRLGILSYDDLLSQLAHALEDDDAPARARMRQRWSIVLVDEFQDTDPVQWQVLDRAFTGHATMVLIGDPKQAIYAFRGGDVTTYLQAAETASTQKTLAVNWRSDAPLLESFQTMLAGAALGDPRIVVHDVAAHHEKGRLAGLPHPAPFRLRVVRRDQLGKRGSNPLTVGDVRPHVARDLALDIRALLASGATFEGRPLELRDVAVITYKHADLANAREALHAVGVPAVIAGGGSVFATPAAVEWLELLEGLEQPHRSGRVRAAALTSFVGHTARELDEQRDDLTDHVADRLRQWGEVFSLRGVAAVLEAATAAGLPARVLARVGGERHLTDLRHIGEALHEVALTEHLGLVSMLTWLRGQVAEGRGGRGTERTRRLDSDAAAVQLVTIHASKGLQYPVVYLPALADRNVPKPRNPLFHDDEGRRCVNVGGGGGAGWQDHVQRWHAEEGGEWLRLLYVAATRAQSQLVAWWSPTRNTPASPLHRMLQGRRPGMPDVPLEFMNRTDDEAAEIFERWRAAGGPSPEPAVWAPAGAEPPRPVPPDLAVRTFSRSVDVTWRRASYSSLTAVEAPTLAAGLGGAVGSEPEVEAKDDEAVTAVAAPDSGSVESVPSPMAALPVGATFGSLVHAVLEHADPEADDLRAELTAHLAEQLVHWPVDVDREALVEALVAVCDSPLGPLAPTTLREVPLRDRLREMEFELPLAGGDLAGSAGTDDVRLGDLAPILRRHLPDGDPVRAYADALDQPHLGGQALRGYLTGSVDVVLRLRTDAGPRYVVVDYKTNWLGAHEQPLTAHDYRPEALAGAMGHSDYPLQALLYAVVLHRFLRWRQPGYDPAVHLGGVLYLYLRGMCGPETPLVDGEPCGVFSWRPPVALVEELSDLLDGSAR